The Gloeobacter violaceus PCC 7421 DNA window GAGAGGTGTTGCTCGGCGGCTTGCCGCTGCAGGCCGAACAGCTTCAGAGAAAGCCCATCCAGGTCGGTATGGTCTTTCAGCAGGCGGCGCTGTTCGATTCGCTCACTGTCGAAGAAAACGTCGGGTTTTTGCTCTACGAGCACTCGAAGTTGCCGCGCACAAAAATTGGCGAACTGGTGCGCGAAAAACTGGAGATGGTGGGACTTGACCCGGTGCTCGCCCGGCAGATGCCGGCGGAACTCTCCGGTGGTCAGCGCAAGCGCGTCTCGTTTGCCCGCGCGATAATGGAAGATCCGACAGTCCCCGACGACGAGACGCAGCTGTTGCTGTACGACGAACCGACCGCCGGGCTCGACCCAATCGCTTCGACGGTGATCGAGAATTTGATTCGTTCCCTGAAGCAGCGGGGATCCTGCGATAGTTATGTAGTGATCACCCACCAGGAAACGACCATCCGCAGCACCGCCGACCGCATTTTGCTGATCTACCAGGGCAAGGTGCGCTGGGAGGGTCAAGCCCCCGAAATCGACGCGTGCCAGGATCCTTATGTGCGCCAGTTTTTTGACGGCAAGATCGACGGGCCGATCCAGTAGAGAGCAGACAAGGAGTGACCAGTGAATAGACGGGGCATTCGTGAGGGGTTGGTAGGGCTGCTGATCCTTGTCGGCGTCGGCATCTTCGTGGGGCTCTATCTGTGGCTTTCCGGAGGGTTTCGCCAGGGCGGGTACCGCTTTACGATTACTTTTCGCGACGCGAACGGTCTCAATGTCGGTGCGCCGGTGCGCCTGCGGGGTGTGCGCGTCGGCCAGGTGCAGGCGACGATCCCCGGCATCAGCAGCGTCAAGGCCGACGTACTCATCGACCGGCCCGACGTCTTTATTCCCAAAGATTCCCAGTTCGTAGTCTCCCAAAGCGGTTTGATCGGCGAGACGTTCGTTGAAATTTTTCCGTCGGACACCGCGGTGGTGCCGCCGAACACGACCGTCGAGACCCTGAACGAGCGCTGCGAAAAGAGCGTCGCTTCCGAGCCGCTGGTCTGTCCCCAGTCGTCGGTGATCGGCCGCACGCCGCCCCGCTTTCAGGAACTGGTGCGCTCGCTCGATGCGCTGGCTACCCGATTGGATCAAGATTTCTTCGACAGTCTGCAGACCACCGTCGTCAAATTCGGCCAGACCGCCGACAACCTGAGCAGCCTGTCGCGCACGGCCGCCAAGGATTTTGACGCGCTTGCCGAGACGGCCCGGGCGGCGAGCCGGGAGGTGCCCGCCTTCGGTCGGGCCGCCCAGGCGCTCGAAAAAACTCTGCTCGATGTCGATATCATTTTGCTGGATAACCGCGCCTCGCTCTCCCAGACGCTGGCCAACCTCAACCGGGCGAGCGCAGAGGTGAGCCAACTTACCGGCCAATTGAGCGGCAGTATCACCCCCGAACGGCTCGATCAGATCGTGAGCAACACCAACGAGGCGGTGGCCAATCTGCGCAGCTTGAGCGTCGCCATCTCCGACCCGGCCACGGTGGCGTCGCTGCGCTCTACCCTCGATTCCGCCCGCGCCACCCTCGACAACATCAAAAAGATCACCACCGATCTCGACGAACTGACCGGCGACCCGCAGTTTCGCACCAATCTGCGCCGTCTCATCGACGGCTTGGGCAATCTCGTCTCCAGCGAACCGGGCGATCCGAATGGATCGTCGGTCTTCGCCAACGCCGATTACCGCGACGGCCTCGCCGGGGTGGCCGATACCGCCACGCCATAAAATTGATTGTTGCTCTACCTGGCTGGTCCAACCTGAAGGTGTCCTTGAATCTATTTGTGCGCTCAACCATCTTCAAGGTGGGAATCTATGTCCATGCGTTCGTGCAAAACTCGGATGATTTCTAAACCCGCTTCAGATTCACGGTAGAAAATCAGGTGCCGTCCCACGTGGTATTTGCGATATCCGGGCCGAAGCTCATCGCAGGCTCTTCCCCGTTGCGGCTCCTGCGCCAGAAGCTGAAAGGATGCATCCAGTTTGGCAAGGTAGTTGTTCCGTTGCGCGCCCCCAGGTGGCCTCGGTGTAGCGGCCAATGGATCGCAAATCCTGCACCGCCAGCTCAGTAAGCCGAAAAACCGGCATCAGACAGCGTGTTCCTGGTCAAGCTCTTCGAGCAAACCGTGCAAAGAATAATCGGTCAAACCGCTGCTCTCACCGTCTTGCAGAGCGCGGCGTAGAGCCGCAAACTTTATCTCATGCTCTTCGAGCAATCGCAGTCCGGCGCGGATCGCTTCACTGGCGGAGGCATAACGCCCGCTGTCGATCTGCCTGGCGATAAACGCTTCAAAATGCTCCCCGAGGGTGACGCTCGTATTTTTTTGCATGGCCGAGTTTCCAGGACGCGATATCAACATATATTATATTTTGGTATTACTCGGGTCAAAGTTCAACGGCAAAACCGCAGCGTCACCTGTGGGCATGCATCCGGTGAGTATAGAAGTGTTTTTGCCCGAAAGCGCCAAGCCGCCTTTTAAAGTCGAGATTACCCGCGCGGCCGGTTCTACCAAAGCGAGCCGTCCCGATCGCCAGGACGCGCCTGCCGTTCCGTAGCGGTACAGTCCCCCAAAATTGTTACAACTGAGGGATGTTGCTGACATTTTTGGGAACCAGCAGCGGCACACCCACCCGCTCGCGCAACGTCACGTCGATCGCTTTGCAGTTGCCGCAGCGCTCCAGCCTGTGGCTGTTTGACTGCGGCGAGGGCACCCAGCACCAGGTCTTGCGCACGCCTTTGCGCCTCAGCCAGCTGGAGAAAGTCTTCTTCACCCACCTGCACGGGGATCACCTGTTCGGGTTGGTGGGGTTGCTTGCCAGCCGCGCTTTGGGCAGCGCCGGGACGACACCGGTGAAGCTCTATGGCCCACCGGGACTGCAGGAGTACGTGCGCGCCACCCTGCGCTATAGCGACACCCACATCAACTATCCAATCCACTTTCAGACCGTCGAGCCGGGTCTGGTGCTGAGCGAGGAGGGCTTTACGGTGCTTGCCAACGCCCTCAAGCACCGGATCTCGGCCTTCGGCTACAGCGTCATCGAACACGACCAGCCCGGCCGCTTCGACGCTGAGCGGGCCGCCCAGCTGGGTATTCCCTTTGGGCCACTGTACGGCCAGCTCAAGGCGGGCCGTACAGTGGCGCTTCCCGACGGCCGCACCGTGGACGGGCGCACCCTGGTCGGCCCCGAGCGCAAGGGCCGCAAGCTCACCTACTGCTCCGATACCATCTATACCCCCAGCGCCATCGAGCTGGCTTTGGGAGCCGACGTGCTCATCCACGAAGCGACCTACTGCGAAGCGGATCTGAACCTGGCGGAGCGCGGCCTGCACTCGACGGCGGCGATGGCCGCCCGGGTCGCCCGCGAAGCAAAGGTGCGCCAGCTCATCCTCACCCACTTCAGCCCCCGCTACGAGGCGGGTCTTGCCGCCCTGCGCACCGAGGCGGAGGCGATTTTCCCGAACGTGCGGATGGCCGAAGATTTCTGGCGCTATGAGATCAAAGCGGTCGAAGCGCAGTTGCCGAAAGCCCTGGTGGAGCAGTAGGCTCGGCCTGCGCTTCGTGCCGATATCCGGACCCGTTGCCTTGGGATTTCAGAAACTCGAACCTGCAGGTCGTCGGCTGACTGGCACCAACGGTATGGGGTTCTGCCAGGAGTGGGACAGCGGTGAGCCGGGTGCATAAATCTCAAGCGCCAGAACTAACAGGATTGTGACCCAGTAAAATCGCCGTCCGGTACGCCAACGGCTCTGCGGCAACTGGTTTGTACTTTTTGCTCTGTTGCCGGTGTTCACTGCTGGAACATCGCTAATTTGTTCTTTTAATTGCGGTCTGGGGCATCCCTTTGCTGCCGTCGATCGAGCTGACTGTCAATAGACTTACCAACATCGAACTTATTGCCTTTAAGGAGTTGTACGGTGCTGCCTACATTTCGACTGCAATGGAAGAAGTTGCCCCTCGCTTCGATTTGCTGCTGTAGCGGTATTGCGGCTGCCCTGTTAACCGTAGGCTCCGCTGCCGCGGCGGCTGAGATTGCTTTTGTCGCGGCGCGCGAGCTGCCGCTTGCTGCGACACTTCAGGTCCAGAATGCCCTGGCGGTAGCAACGGCGGATTTCGACGGCGACGGAGACCCGGATCTGGCGGCGCTCAGCCGTGTGGGAGACGGCAACAGGCCCAATCGGGTGTCGGTGTTGCTCAACCGGTCCGGCGGTAATTTCTCGCCCGGTGGCAGTTACGAAGTTGGAACGGGCGATGCGGGCGCTCTGGTAACTGGCGATTTCGACGGCAACGGAGACCCGGATCTGGCACTTACCAACCGCACGGACGGCACGGTTTCTGTGCTGCTCGGCAGGCGTGGGTCGCGTTTTGCTGTTCCCGTCAGTTTTGCCGCCGGGGAACAGCCCGTGGGGCTTGCGGTGGGCGACTTCAACGGCGACGGCCGCCAGGATCTGGCAGTTGCCAATCAGATCTCACCGGCAGGGACTGTTTCGGTGTTGCCGGGAAGCGGTAACGGGAACTTCGGCTCCGCGCTCACCTTCGATTCCGGCGGCGATGCCGCCCGTTCGGTAGCTGCCGGGGATGTGGACGGCGACGGCGATCTAGATCTGGCGGTGGGCAATGTCGGCGGCGATTACTACGCTCCCGACACGGTCACGCTGCTCAAAAACAATGGAAACGGCAGTTTCGGAAACTCCATAACACTGACGGACACTTCCGTATTTGATCCAACCGCCCTGCAGTTTGGTGATATCGATAGCGACGGCGACCTGGATCTGGCGGTGCTCACAGAGCAGCTTCGGGTATACTCTTTCGGCTACGGCAGCGTTGGGGCGCAAACGCTGGTGAACAATGGTGTCGGCAACTTCGCACTCCAGGAATACTTCAACCTGGGCACCAGTCCCAACGCCGGTGGATTGGCTCTGGGTGATATCGACGGCGATGCAGATTTGGACATTGCGGCCTTCAACAGCCGCGACGGAGCAGTGGCACTGCGCCGCAACGACGGCAGCGGTCGGTTCGGCGAGCTGGCCCGCTTCGCCTCGGGCAACGGCAGTGGAATTTTGCTGGCAGATATCGATCTTGACGGCGATACCGACGTGGTGACCGGCGGCAGCAACGCTCTCAGGCTGTTGGCGAACGATGGACAGGGTGAGCTGCAGGCGGCGCCCATTTTCGGCTTCAACGCCGAAACTTTCAGAGACGCGCGTTCCGGAATAATCGAGCTGGGTGACCTCGACGGGGATGGGGATCTCGATGTGCTGTTTGGCTATCCCTATTACTCGGGGGCGATTTCTCTAAATCGCGGCGACGGTACTTTTGTGGGCGGACCGTCCGGCCCGAGCGTTTTTCGGATCACGACCCTCGCCCTAGGAGATATCGATGGAGATGGCGATCTGGATCTGCAGGACGCCAGCAGTTACTACGAAAGCGTGAATCTGCGCAAAAATAACGGCGATGCCACCTTCGCGGATGTCGGCGTACTGGACACCCCCGGCATTCCGGGCGCCATCGCTCCAGCGGACCTGGACGGCGACGGCGACCTGGATCTGGCTGTATCCGGCGGTAGCTTTACCGCCGTGGCGCTCAACAATGGCGAAGGCAGTTTCGCAGCAGCCACCACGGTTAGTGGGATCGCCCTGAATTTCTTGCAAACCGGGGATTTCGATGGCGACGGCGACCTGGATCTAGTTGGGGTGAGCGGCTCGCAAGTCATCTCACTTATCAATAACGGCGACGGCACTTTCCCAACGAGCCGAGAAGCTGAAGTCGGAGGAAGTTCGGGCCGGTTCGCCATTCTCGACTTTGACGGCGACGGCGATCTCGATCTGGCGTTGCCCCAAGGAACGTCCCGGTCGTTCGCCCTGCTGCGCAACCGCAACGGTCGCTTTGAACTGTCCGGGCGGGTGCCGCTGAGCATTGCGCCGGCGGCGGCGGTGGCGACGGATTTTGATGGCGACGGCGACCCGGATCTGGCGGCGGTGGGCGGCGAGGTGGCCGTCA harbors:
- a CDS encoding type II toxin-antitoxin system ParD family antitoxin; translated protein: MQKNTSVTLGEHFEAFIARQIDSGRYASASEAIRAGLRLLEEHEIKFAALRRALQDGESSGLTDYSLHGLLEELDQEHAV
- a CDS encoding MlaD family protein, whose amino-acid sequence is MNRRGIREGLVGLLILVGVGIFVGLYLWLSGGFRQGGYRFTITFRDANGLNVGAPVRLRGVRVGQVQATIPGISSVKADVLIDRPDVFIPKDSQFVVSQSGLIGETFVEIFPSDTAVVPPNTTVETLNERCEKSVASEPLVCPQSSVIGRTPPRFQELVRSLDALATRLDQDFFDSLQTTVVKFGQTADNLSSLSRTAAKDFDALAETARAASREVPAFGRAAQALEKTLLDVDIILLDNRASLSQTLANLNRASAEVSQLTGQLSGSITPERLDQIVSNTNEAVANLRSLSVAISDPATVASLRSTLDSARATLDNIKKITTDLDELTGDPQFRTNLRRLIDGLGNLVSSEPGDPNGSSVFANADYRDGLAGVADTATP
- a CDS encoding type II toxin-antitoxin system RelE/ParE family toxin gives rise to the protein MAATPRPPGGAQRNNYLAKLDASFQLLAQEPQRGRACDELRPGYRKYHVGRHLIFYRESEAGLEIIRVLHERMDIDSHLEDG
- a CDS encoding ABC transporter ATP-binding protein, whose product is MSQSPPARKPIIEFRGVSKSFGTQRILDGLDLKVHYGEALVIVGPSGTGKSTILRLMCGLLEPDSGEVLLGGLPLQAEQLQRKPIQVGMVFQQAALFDSLTVEENVGFLLYEHSKLPRTKIGELVREKLEMVGLDPVLARQMPAELSGGQRKRVSFARAIMEDPTVPDDETQLLLYDEPTAGLDPIASTVIENLIRSLKQRGSCDSYVVITHQETTIRSTADRILLIYQGKVRWEGQAPEIDACQDPYVRQFFDGKIDGPIQ
- a CDS encoding FG-GAP repeat domain-containing protein, with protein sequence MLPTFRLQWKKLPLASICCCSGIAAALLTVGSAAAAAEIAFVAARELPLAATLQVQNALAVATADFDGDGDPDLAALSRVGDGNRPNRVSVLLNRSGGNFSPGGSYEVGTGDAGALVTGDFDGNGDPDLALTNRTDGTVSVLLGRRGSRFAVPVSFAAGEQPVGLAVGDFNGDGRQDLAVANQISPAGTVSVLPGSGNGNFGSALTFDSGGDAARSVAAGDVDGDGDLDLAVGNVGGDYYAPDTVTLLKNNGNGSFGNSITLTDTSVFDPTALQFGDIDSDGDLDLAVLTEQLRVYSFGYGSVGAQTLVNNGVGNFALQEYFNLGTSPNAGGLALGDIDGDADLDIAAFNSRDGAVALRRNDGSGRFGELARFASGNGSGILLADIDLDGDTDVVTGGSNALRLLANDGQGELQAAPIFGFNAETFRDARSGIIELGDLDGDGDLDVLFGYPYYSGAISLNRGDGTFVGGPSGPSVFRITTLALGDIDGDGDLDLQDASSYYESVNLRKNNGDATFADVGVLDTPGIPGAIAPADLDGDGDLDLAVSGGSFTAVALNNGEGSFAAATTVSGIALNFLQTGDFDGDGDLDLVGVSGSQVISLINNGDGTFPTSREAEVGGSSGRFAILDFDGDGDLDLALPQGTSRSFALLRNRNGRFELSGRVPLSIAPAAAVATDFDGDGDPDLAAVGGEVAVTLPNLGRGRFGAENRWVGGSSIRQILSGDLDGDADADLVVDNQFAFGFGVLKNISGP
- the rnz gene encoding ribonuclease Z; the protein is MLLTFLGTSSGTPTRSRNVTSIALQLPQRSSLWLFDCGEGTQHQVLRTPLRLSQLEKVFFTHLHGDHLFGLVGLLASRALGSAGTTPVKLYGPPGLQEYVRATLRYSDTHINYPIHFQTVEPGLVLSEEGFTVLANALKHRISAFGYSVIEHDQPGRFDAERAAQLGIPFGPLYGQLKAGRTVALPDGRTVDGRTLVGPERKGRKLTYCSDTIYTPSAIELALGADVLIHEATYCEADLNLAERGLHSTAAMAARVAREAKVRQLILTHFSPRYEAGLAALRTEAEAIFPNVRMAEDFWRYEIKAVEAQLPKALVEQ